The genome window CCTGCGACCGCTGCCACGTACCCCGCTCGATCAGCACCTCGCGCAGCAGGTCCGGCCGATCCGTCACGATCCCGTGCACCCCCAGGTCCAGCAGCATCCGCATCTCCGCCGGATCGTCGATCGTCCACGTGTGCACCTCGATCCCGGACCGGCCCGCGATCGACAGGAACGCCTTGTCCACCACCCGCAACGCACCCTGCCGCACCGGCACCTGCGCCATCGCACCCAGCACCAGCCGGCCCAGGGGGAGCAGCGGCAGCTTCCCCCGCGCCCACAACGCGAACGCCGACCGCGGCCCCATCGCCGTCACCAGCTTCGGCCCCGCCAGCTTCCGCAACCGCACCAGCCGCGCGTCCGAAAACGCCGCCGCCGCCACCCGGTCGTGCGCACCCGTCCGCTCCAGCACCCGCACGAACGGCTCCACCGCCTGATCGGCCTTCACATCGACGTTGAACCGCGCACCCGGCAGCTCCTCCAGCACGTCCTCCAACCGCGACAACGGCACCTTCCCCCCGACCTTGACCCCCTTCAGCTGCG of Amycolatopsis solani contains these proteins:
- a CDS encoding glycerophosphodiester phosphodiesterase, with product MHPSFPYLADPLPRAFAHRGWHLDELDGLENSLPAFQRACAEGYRYLETDVHATADGVVVVHHDPNLDRTTDGAGAIASKTWAQLKGVKVGGKVPLSRLEDVLEELPGARFNVDVKADQAVEPFVRVLERTGAHDRVAAAAFSDARLVRLRKLAGPKLVTAMGPRSAFALWARGKLPLLPLGRLVLGAMAQVPVRQGALRVVDKAFLSIAGRSGIEVHTWTIDDPAEMRMLLDLGVHGIVTDRPDLLREVLIERGTWQRSQES